A genomic region of Staphylococcus roterodami contains the following coding sequences:
- the hutH gene encoding histidine ammonia-lyase, with amino-acid sequence MTLYLDGETLTIEDIKSFLQQQTNIEIVDEALERVKKSRDVVERIIENEETVYGITTGFGLFSDVRIDSTQYNELQVNLIRSHACGLGEPFSKEVALVMMVLRLNTLLKGHSGATLDLVKQLQFFINERIIPVIPQQGSLGASGDLAPLSHLALALIGEGKVFYKDVEMDSADVLKQLDRPPLNLQAKEGLALINGTQAMTAQGVISYIEAEDLGYQSEWIAALTHQSLNGIIDAYRHEVHAVRNFQEQINVAARMRDWLEGSTLTTRQAEIRVQDAYTLRCIPQIHGASFQVFNYVKQQLEFEMNAANDNPLIFEEADETFVISGGNFHGQPIAFALDHLKLGVSELANVSERRLERLVNPQLNGDLPAFLSPEPGLQSGAMIMQYAAASLVSENKTLAHPASVDSITSSANQEDHVSMGTTAARHGYQIIENARRVLAIECVIALQAAELKGVESLSPKTRRKYEEFRNIVPSITHDRQFHKDIEAVAHYLKQSIYQTSECH; translated from the coding sequence ATGACATTATATTTAGATGGAGAAACACTAACAATTGAGGATATTAAATCATTTTTACAACAACAAACGAATATAGAAATTGTTGATGAGGCGTTAGAACGTGTTAAGAAAAGTAGAGATGTAGTTGAGCGTATTATTGAAAATGAAGAAACAGTTTATGGCATTACAACAGGATTCGGATTATTTAGTGATGTGCGTATAGACTCAACACAATACAATGAATTACAAGTGAACCTTATACGTTCACATGCCTGTGGATTAGGTGAGCCATTTTCAAAAGAAGTAGCACTCGTTATGATGGTATTAAGATTAAATACATTATTAAAAGGGCATTCAGGTGCAACTTTAGATCTCGTAAAACAATTACAATTCTTTATAAATGAGCGTATTATACCAGTGATACCGCAACAAGGTTCACTAGGTGCATCAGGAGATTTAGCACCACTATCACATTTAGCATTAGCATTAATTGGTGAAGGCAAAGTGTTTTATAAAGATGTAGAAATGGATAGTGCAGACGTATTAAAGCAATTAGACAGACCACCTTTGAACCTTCAGGCTAAAGAAGGATTAGCATTGATTAATGGTACTCAGGCAATGACAGCACAAGGTGTCATAAGTTATATAGAGGCAGAAGATTTAGGGTATCAATCTGAATGGATTGCAGCATTAACACATCAGTCGCTCAATGGGATTATAGATGCATATCGTCATGAAGTGCATGCTGTTCGAAATTTTCAGGAACAAATTAATGTAGCAGCTCGCATGCGCGATTGGTTAGAAGGTTCAACATTAACGACTCGACAAGCAGAAATTCGTGTACAAGACGCGTACACACTACGTTGTATTCCACAAATTCATGGCGCAAGTTTTCAAGTATTTAACTATGTTAAACAGCAATTAGAATTTGAGATGAATGCGGCTAATGATAATCCATTAATATTTGAGGAAGCAGATGAAACATTTGTCATTTCTGGTGGTAACTTCCATGGGCAACCGATTGCCTTTGCTTTGGATCATCTTAAATTAGGTGTAAGTGAATTAGCGAATGTATCTGAGCGTCGTCTCGAGAGACTAGTTAATCCTCAGTTAAATGGTGATTTACCAGCATTTCTTAGTCCGGAACCAGGATTGCAAAGTGGCGCAATGATTATGCAATATGCTGCTGCAAGCCTAGTTTCTGAAAATAAAACTTTAGCTCATCCTGCAAGTGTAGATTCTATTACATCGTCTGCGAATCAAGAAGATCATGTATCTATGGGTACCACAGCTGCTAGACATGGTTATCAAATTATTGAAAATGCAAGACGTGTGCTGGCAATTGAGTGTGTAATTGCATTACAAGCAGCAGAATTAAAAGGTGTTGAAAGTTTATCACCAAAAACACGTCGTAAATATGAGGAGTTTCGTAATATCGTGCCGTCTATTACACATGACCGTCAATTTCATAAAGATATTGAAGCGGTTGCACATTATTTAAAGCAATCTATTTATCAAACGTCTGAATGTCATTAA
- the serS gene encoding serine--tRNA ligase translates to MLDIKLFRNEPDKVKSKIELRGDDPKVVDEILELDEQRRKLISATEEMKARRNKVSEEIALKKRNKENADDVIAEMRTLGDDIKEKDNQLNEIDNKMTSILCRIPNLISDDVPQGESDEDNVEVKKWGTPREFDFEPKAHWDIVEELKMADFDRAAKVSGARFVYLTNEGAQLERALMNYMITKHTTQHGYTEMMVPQLVNADTMYGTGQLPKFEEDLFKVEKEGLYTIPTAEVPLTNFYRNEIIQPGVLPEKFTGQSACFRSEAGSAGRDTRGLIRLHQFDKVEMVRFEQPEDSWNALEEMTTNAEAILEELGLPYRRVILCTGDIGFSASKTYDLEVWLPSYNDYKEISSCSNCTDFQARRANIRFKRDKAAKPELAHTLNGSGLAVGRTFAAIVENYQNEDGTVTIPEALIPFMGGKTQISKPIK, encoded by the coding sequence ATGTTAGATATTAAACTTTTTAGAAATGAGCCTGACAAAGTTAAGAGCAAAATTGAGTTACGCGGAGATGATCCAAAAGTTGTAGATGAAATTTTAGAATTGGATGAGCAACGACGTAAATTGATTAGTGCTACAGAAGAAATGAAAGCACGTCGTAATAAAGTAAGTGAAGAAATTGCATTAAAAAAACGTAATAAAGAAAATGCCGATGATGTAATAGCAGAAATGCGCACATTAGGTGATGATATTAAAGAAAAAGATAATCAATTAAACGAAATAGATAATAAAATGACAAGTATCCTTTGTCGTATTCCAAACTTAATTAGTGATGATGTACCTCAAGGTGAGTCTGATGAAGATAACGTTGAAGTTAAAAAATGGGGCACACCACGCGAATTTGATTTTGAACCAAAAGCGCATTGGGACATTGTTGAAGAATTAAAAATGGCTGATTTTGATCGTGCAGCTAAAGTTTCAGGTGCGCGTTTTGTATACTTAACAAATGAAGGTGCGCAATTAGAACGTGCTTTAATGAACTATATGATTACAAAACATACAACGCAGCATGGTTATACAGAAATGATGGTACCACAGCTTGTGAATGCAGATACAATGTATGGTACAGGCCAATTACCTAAATTTGAAGAAGACTTATTTAAAGTAGAAAAAGAAGGATTATATACAATTCCAACTGCTGAAGTACCTTTAACAAATTTCTATCGTAATGAAATTATTCAACCAGGTGTACTTCCTGAAAAATTCACTGGTCAATCTGCATGTTTCAGAAGTGAAGCGGGATCAGCTGGTAGAGATACAAGAGGATTAATTCGTTTACACCAATTCGATAAAGTAGAAATGGTACGTTTTGAACAACCTGAAGATTCATGGAATGCTTTAGAAGAAATGACAACAAATGCAGAAGCAATCCTTGAAGAATTAGGTTTACCATATCGTCGTGTTATTTTATGTACTGGTGATATCGGTTTTAGCGCAAGTAAAACATATGATTTAGAAGTTTGGTTACCAAGTTACAATGACTATAAAGAAATTAGTTCATGTTCTAACTGTACTGATTTCCAAGCGCGTCGTGCAAATATTCGCTTCAAACGTGATAAAGCAGCTAAACCTGAATTAGCACATACTTTAAATGGTAGTGGTTTAGCAGTTGGACGTACATTTGCTGCTATCGTTGAAAATTACCAAAATGAAGATGGAACAGTAACAATTCCAGAAGCTTTAATACCATTTATGGGTGGTAAAACACAAATTTCAAAACCAATTAAATAA
- a CDS encoding AzlC family ABC transporter permease: MTSHLSFRQGIKECIPTLLGYAGVGISFGIVAASQNFSILEITLLCLIIYAGAAQFIMCALYIAGTPISAIVLTAFIVNSRMFLLSMSLAPNFKSYGFWNRIGLGSLVTDETFGVAITPYLKGEPINDRWLHGLNITAYLFWTVSCVAGALFGKYISNPQALGLDFAITAMFIFLAIAQFESITKSRLRIYIVLVIVVIVMMLSLSIFMPSYLAILFAATIAAALGVMMER, translated from the coding sequence ATGACATCGCATTTAAGTTTTAGGCAAGGCATAAAAGAATGTATTCCTACTTTGTTGGGATATGCAGGTGTTGGTATTTCATTTGGCATTGTAGCTGCATCACAAAATTTTAGTATTTTAGAAATTACATTGTTATGTCTTATTATATATGCTGGTGCCGCTCAGTTTATTATGTGCGCGTTGTATATTGCAGGAACGCCAATATCAGCGATTGTATTAACTGCATTCATTGTAAATTCTAGAATGTTTCTCTTAAGTATGTCGCTTGCGCCAAACTTCAAATCATATGGGTTTTGGAATCGTATAGGATTAGGTTCATTAGTAACTGATGAAACATTTGGTGTAGCTATTACACCTTATTTAAAAGGAGAACCTATCAATGATCGATGGCTGCACGGTCTGAATATAACGGCATATTTATTTTGGACAGTTTCATGTGTTGCCGGTGCTTTATTTGGAAAATATATTTCAAACCCGCAAGCATTAGGGCTAGACTTTGCTATCACAGCTATGTTTATCTTTTTGGCAATTGCACAATTCGAATCAATCACTAAGTCACGATTAAGAATATACATTGTATTAGTTATTGTAGTAATTGTAATGATGTTATCTTTAAGCATATTTATGCCTTCTTACCTTGCTATTTTATTTGCGGCAACAATTGCGGCTGCGTTAGGAGTGATGATGGAACGATGA
- a CDS encoding NAD(P)H-hydrate dehydratase, with amino-acid sequence METLNSINIPKRKEDSHKGDYGKILLIGGSANLGGAIMLAARACVFSGSGLITVATHPTNHSALHSRCPEAMVIDINDTKMLTKMIEMTDSILIGPGLGVDFKGNNAITFLLQNIQPHQNLIVDGDAITIFSKLKPQLPTCRVIFTPHLKEWERLRGIPIEEQTYERNREAVDRLGATVVLKKHGTEIFFKDEDFKLTIGSPAMATGGMGDTLAGMITSFVGQFDNLKEAVMSATYTHSFIGENLAKDMYVVPPSRLINEIPYAMKQLES; translated from the coding sequence ATGGAAACGTTAAATTCTATTAACATTCCTAAGCGTAAAGAAGATTCACATAAAGGTGATTATGGCAAAATTTTATTAATTGGTGGATCTGCTAACTTAGGTGGTGCCATTATGTTAGCGGCTCGTGCATGTGTATTTAGCGGTAGTGGTTTAATCACTGTAGCGACACATCCAACGAATCACTCAGCGTTACATTCTCGTTGTCCAGAAGCCATGGTTATCGATATTAATGATACGAAAATGTTAACGAAAATGATTGAAATGACTGATAGTATTCTTATTGGTCCCGGACTTGGTGTTGATTTTAAAGGGAATAATGCCATTACATTCCTATTACAAAATATACAACCACATCAAAACTTGATTGTTGATGGTGATGCAATCACAATTTTTAGTAAACTTAAACCGCAATTACCTACTTGTCGTGTAATATTCACTCCACACCTCAAAGAGTGGGAACGTTTAAGAGGTATTCCAATTGAGGAACAAACGTATGAACGTAATCGTGAAGCGGTAGATCGTTTAGGTGCAACAGTTGTACTAAAAAAACATGGTACTGAAATTTTCTTTAAAGATGAAGACTTTAAATTGACAATTGGTAGTCCTGCGATGGCTACTGGTGGTATGGGTGATACTCTTGCTGGCATGATCACAAGTTTTGTAGGTCAATTTGATAATTTAAAAGAAGCGGTTATGAGTGCCACATATACACATAGTTTCATTGGTGAAAATCTTGCAAAAGATATGTACGTCGTACCACCATCAAGACTAATTAATGAAATACCATACGCAATGAAACAATTAGAAAGTTAA